A window from Plectropomus leopardus isolate mb chromosome 21, YSFRI_Pleo_2.0, whole genome shotgun sequence encodes these proteins:
- the hnf4g gene encoding hepatocyte nuclear factor 4-gamma — MHIPHGNRNTDSMPTEPSLSVGPDGVSSNCAICGDKATGKHYGASSCDGCKGFFRRSIRKSHVYTCRFSRQCIVDKDKRNQCRFCRLNKCFRAGMKKEAVQNERDRISSRRSIPDAQDLPPITILAQAESLSQQITAPIGIADISEQKSATVGDVCDSMRQQLLVLVEWAKYIPAFGELPLDDQVSLLRAHAGEHLLLGVAKRSIPFKDFLLLGNGCVIHRNSPEQEIFKVANRVLDELVQPFQDIQIDDNEYAALKAIVFFDPDAKSLRDPSKIKAIRLQVQMSLEDYINDRQYDSRGRFGELLLLLPTLQSITWQMIEQLQFIKLCGLAKIDNLLHEMLLGGFTSEPTHLHHHPPHTQLAQDPLTGHTLVISTMPVTHVPQIASPDTPIPSPPQGPAPEKYKHFPQPLCPPASPSPSTQTDL; from the exons acAGCATGCCGACAGAGCCGAGCCTGTCAGTCGGTCCAGACGGGGTCAGCAGTAACTGTGCCATCTGTGGAGACAAGGCCACTGGGAAACACTACGGAGCCTCCAGCTGTGACGGCTGTAAAGGCTTCTTCAGACGCTCCATACGCAAGAGCCATGTCTACACCTGCAG GTTCAGCAGACAGTGCATTGTGGATAAAGATAAGAGGAACCAGTGTCGTTTCTGCAGACTTAACAAATGCTTCAGGGCTGGCATGAAGAAAGAAG CTGTGCAGAATGAGAGAGATCGGATCAGCTCCCGAAGAAGTATCCCAGACGCCCAAGACTTACCACCCATTACTATTTTGGCCCAAGCTGAATCATTGTCCCAACAG ATCACCGCTCCGATTGGAATAGCAGACATATCGGAGCAGAAGTCCGCCACTGTGGGGGATGTATGTGATTCTATGAGACAACAGTTATTGGTGTTGGTGGAATGGGCCAAATACATTCCTGCATTTGGAGAACTGCCACTGGATGACCAG GTGAGTTTGCTCAGGGCTCATGCAGGGGAACACCTTTTGCTTGGGGTCGCCAAAAGGTCAATTCCATTCAAGGACTTCCTGCTTTTAG GTAACGGCTGCGTGATCCACAGGAACAGTCCTGAACAAGAGATATTCAAGGTAGCCAACCGAGTGCTGGATGAGCTAGTGCAGCCTTTCCAGGATATTCAAATAGACGACAACGAGTATGCAGCGCTCAAGGCTATTGTCTTCTTTGACCCAg ATGCAAAGTCTTTGAGGGACCCATCGAAGATCAAGGCTATTCGGCTGCAG GTCCAGATGAGTCTGGAAGACTACATTAATGACCGTCAGTACGACTCCAGGGGTCGTTTTGGAGAGCTGCTACTCCTGCTGCCCACCCTGCAGAGCATCACCTGGCAGATGATCGAACAGCTCCAGTTCATTAAGCTCTGTGGTCTGGCCAAGATAGACAACCTGCTGCATGAGATGCTGCTGGGAG GCTTTACGTCAGAGCCCACACACCTGCACCATCATCCACCACACACCCAGCTGGCCCAGGACCCTTTGACTGGACACACACTGGTCATCAGCACCATGCCTGTCACTCACGTTCCACAGATAG CCTCTCCAGACACCCCCATCCCATCGCCCCCTCAGGGTCCGGCCCCAGAGAAGTACAAACACTTTCCCCAGCCTCTTTGTCCTCCAGCCAGCCCCTCGCCTTCCACACAGACTGATCTCTGA